A window of Rubricoccus marinus contains these coding sequences:
- a CDS encoding glycosyltransferase family 2 protein, translating into MPPESPRVAFAVPVYNGEAYLAEALRALQAQTETRWVAFVTDNASTDSTPEIVQAAASGDPRIRYVRNAANLGANGNFNRSAELAVASGAPFVKWAAHDDRPHPGYLAACLAALDAAPEAVGAHSAIRLIDGDGDVYPYREDAGGFIASPTDVWKWTPETMRLLSAPEPAERFGSFLRVKAGEWMIYGLLRADALAKTKPFDLPGVEDALCAELLLRGPMLYVDPVLFDHRLHGGSARHMSRADYLEYESGSEHSSPVLPSIGRAADFVTAIRRVPLAPRQRLRAWATLAHFALGLRRFRNLVVPGPDNYLGLNFQRS; encoded by the coding sequence ATGCCGCCCGAGAGTCCCCGCGTCGCGTTCGCCGTCCCCGTCTACAACGGGGAAGCCTACCTCGCCGAAGCGCTCCGCGCGCTCCAGGCGCAGACCGAGACGCGGTGGGTCGCGTTCGTGACGGACAACGCGAGCACGGACTCCACGCCCGAGATCGTGCAGGCGGCGGCCTCTGGCGATCCCCGGATCCGCTACGTCCGCAATGCCGCCAACCTCGGCGCCAACGGCAACTTCAACCGCTCCGCCGAGCTCGCCGTCGCCAGCGGCGCGCCCTTCGTCAAGTGGGCCGCCCACGACGACCGCCCGCACCCCGGCTACCTCGCCGCGTGTCTCGCCGCGCTGGACGCCGCGCCAGAGGCCGTCGGCGCGCACTCGGCAATCCGGCTGATCGACGGCGACGGCGACGTCTATCCCTACCGCGAGGACGCGGGCGGCTTTATCGCCTCGCCCACCGACGTGTGGAAGTGGACGCCCGAGACCATGCGGTTGCTCTCCGCGCCCGAGCCGGCCGAGCGATTCGGAAGCTTCCTGCGCGTCAAGGCGGGGGAGTGGATGATCTACGGCCTCTTGCGCGCCGACGCGCTCGCGAAGACCAAGCCGTTCGACCTCCCCGGCGTGGAGGACGCGCTCTGCGCCGAGCTCCTCTTGCGCGGGCCGATGCTGTACGTGGACCCGGTCCTGTTCGATCACCGGCTGCACGGCGGCAGCGCGCGGCACATGAGCCGCGCCGACTACCTCGAATACGAATCGGGATCTGAACATTCTAGCCCGGTATTGCCTTCCATCGGTCGTGCGGCGGACTTCGTGACGGCCATCCGCCGCGTGCCGCTTGCGCCTCGCCAGCGGCTCCGCGCCTGGGCCACGCTCGCGCACTTCGCGCTGGGCCTGCGCCGTTTCCGCAACCTCGTCGTCCCCGGCCCCGACAACTACCTCGGCCTCAACTTCCAGCGCTCCTGA
- a CDS encoding O-antigen ligase family protein, with the protein MDLTFSPGLSRGISTRGGERYLRVLGVCLLGYALFSRTFAYIGVPPLFIGEVMLAIGLWLAATSGQMRHVLGMWTVRIWAALVVWTLIRMVPYLGTYGLDGPRDAMLIVYGSYAVIVASLILAAPERLVEAVTRYRTFVVVMLSLAWVVYLAAKQFYAQIPDLPWAGNVKLLEAKGGDLMVHMTGITAFMVLGLMKRKMLWISLAAFSSGIIMVSNRGGMVAFFLGLGLAWLMRPPGTGQGSSKLVYAFVFLVVVGAIAGPMLKLEVQGGSREITVEQVVENISSIFGRSGSDTLDGTKKWRLLWWTKIVDYTFNGPYFAQGKGFGINLAESDGFELDIDEGLRSPHNGHLTVLARAGVPGFLLWLAVHAMWFWTVGSAWVRARLADQRRWMALFAWLSAVWIAALVNASFDVFLEGPMGGIWVWSVIGAGLAAARLQRTHPTLLDAPEAPLPRAASAPPAPRHALRPEPSRSPSRPPVAWQW; encoded by the coding sequence GTGGACCTGACGTTTTCTCCCGGCCTCTCGCGCGGCATCTCCACCCGAGGCGGCGAGCGCTACCTCCGCGTGCTCGGCGTGTGCCTGCTGGGCTACGCGTTGTTCTCGCGCACGTTTGCCTACATCGGCGTGCCGCCGCTGTTTATCGGCGAGGTGATGCTGGCCATCGGCCTGTGGCTGGCGGCGACCTCCGGGCAGATGCGGCACGTGCTGGGCATGTGGACGGTGCGGATCTGGGCGGCGCTCGTCGTCTGGACGCTGATCCGAATGGTCCCGTACCTCGGCACGTATGGGCTAGACGGTCCGCGCGACGCGATGCTCATCGTGTACGGGAGTTACGCCGTGATCGTGGCCTCGCTGATTCTGGCGGCGCCGGAGCGGCTCGTGGAGGCGGTCACGCGCTACCGCACGTTCGTGGTCGTGATGCTCTCGCTGGCGTGGGTGGTGTACCTCGCGGCCAAGCAGTTCTACGCGCAGATCCCGGACCTGCCGTGGGCGGGCAACGTCAAACTGTTGGAAGCCAAAGGCGGCGACCTGATGGTCCACATGACCGGCATCACCGCGTTCATGGTGCTGGGCCTGATGAAGCGCAAGATGCTCTGGATCAGCCTCGCGGCGTTCAGCAGCGGCATCATCATGGTGAGCAACCGTGGCGGGATGGTGGCCTTCTTCCTAGGCCTGGGCCTCGCGTGGCTTATGCGCCCGCCCGGTACGGGACAGGGGAGCAGCAAGCTCGTGTACGCCTTCGTCTTCCTCGTCGTCGTCGGCGCGATTGCGGGGCCGATGTTGAAGCTGGAGGTGCAGGGCGGCAGCCGCGAGATCACCGTCGAGCAGGTCGTCGAGAACATCAGCTCCATCTTTGGGCGCTCGGGCTCGGACACGCTGGACGGCACGAAAAAGTGGCGCCTGCTGTGGTGGACCAAGATCGTGGACTACACCTTTAACGGGCCGTACTTCGCGCAGGGCAAGGGCTTCGGCATCAACCTCGCGGAGTCGGACGGCTTCGAACTCGACATCGACGAGGGGCTCCGGAGCCCGCACAACGGTCACCTGACGGTCCTCGCGCGAGCGGGCGTGCCGGGCTTCCTGCTCTGGCTCGCGGTCCACGCGATGTGGTTCTGGACCGTCGGCAGCGCGTGGGTGCGGGCGCGGCTCGCGGACCAGCGCCGCTGGATGGCGCTGTTCGCGTGGCTCTCCGCGGTGTGGATCGCGGCCCTGGTAAACGCGTCGTTCGACGTGTTTTTAGAGGGCCCGATGGGCGGCATATGGGTCTGGTCGGTGATCGGCGCGGGTCTTGCAGCGGCCCGGTTGCAACGCACGCACCCGACCCTGCTCGACGCGCCAGAGGCCCCGCTGCCTCGCGCGGCGTCGGCGCCCCCCGCCCCCCGCCATGCCCTCCGCCCCGAACCGTCCCGCTCCCCATCCCGACCTCCCGTTGCCTGGCAGTGGTGA
- a CDS encoding WecB/TagA/CpsF family glycosyltransferase: MTDSAHILGVRFDARSTDEAADEILGWASRAEARYACFSNAHGTIEAQDDPSFMDVLNGADLNVPDGMSVVRAMRSLGVDQKDRVYGPDVTLAVAERAAARGVPVAFYGSSQKVLDALSANLPQKAPGLQIVSAISPPFRALTPEEDEAFVQELKASGARIVFVGLGCPRQERWAAEHADRIGAVCLAVGAAFDFHAGLLTQAPGWIQQAGLEWAFRLAMEPKRLWRRYSRIVPRFMGGFAAQRFRQRQQNAVSAPTA, from the coding sequence ATGACCGACTCCGCCCACATCCTCGGCGTCCGCTTCGACGCCCGCTCGACCGACGAGGCCGCCGACGAGATCCTCGGCTGGGCCTCTCGCGCCGAAGCGCGCTATGCCTGCTTCTCCAACGCCCACGGCACCATCGAAGCGCAGGACGACCCGTCGTTCATGGACGTCCTCAACGGCGCCGACCTCAACGTGCCGGACGGCATGAGCGTGGTCCGCGCGATGCGCTCGCTAGGCGTGGATCAGAAGGACCGCGTCTACGGCCCCGACGTCACGCTCGCCGTTGCCGAGCGCGCCGCCGCCAGAGGCGTGCCCGTCGCGTTTTACGGCTCCAGCCAGAAGGTCTTGGACGCGCTCTCGGCCAACCTCCCGCAAAAGGCGCCGGGCCTTCAGATCGTCTCCGCCATCTCGCCGCCCTTCCGTGCGCTCACGCCCGAAGAGGACGAGGCCTTCGTGCAGGAACTCAAGGCCTCTGGCGCCCGCATCGTTTTTGTCGGCCTGGGCTGCCCACGCCAGGAGCGGTGGGCCGCCGAGCACGCCGACCGCATCGGCGCGGTCTGCCTCGCCGTCGGCGCCGCGTTCGACTTCCACGCCGGGCTGCTCACGCAGGCGCCGGGCTGGATTCAGCAGGCCGGCCTAGAGTGGGCCTTCCGCCTCGCGATGGAGCCCAAGCGCCTCTGGCGCCGCTACTCGCGCATCGTCCCCCGGTTTATGGGCGGATTCGCCGCGCAGCGGTTCCGCCAGAGGCAGCAGAACGCGGTCTCGGCCCCGACGGCATAG
- a CDS encoding glycosyltransferase family 4 protein: protein MPSAPNRPAPHPDLPLPGSGDGSPLAPGTLHAGAPRLSVTAEKEASAPEDAPLTVLLVHNFYQHPGGEDRVFEVEGEMLEQRGHRVLRYTLRNEEVDEMNRVALAARTVWSRDAYREVLEIVEREGVDVVHVHNTLPLASPSVYHAAQDGGAAVVQTLHNFRFICPGALLLRDGELCHDCVGKSVATPAIQHKCYRGSTAATAAVVATTAIHKAAGTYASKVDRYIALSDFARGLFIEGGLPADQIAVKPNALQDDPVQGPGGEYALFAGRLGKGKGIQVLLDAWSMDPDLPHLKIAGDGELSHLVTEAASGDPRIEWLGWCNGDEMAQLMREAAVLVTPSMWYEGWPLVAIEAMGLGTPVVATNHGVFPEMIIDGVTGSLVPRGDAGALGQAVRRLLSDPEMLKEIRHATWELYRERFTREINYLQLRRIYADAIARRNGEPTPLPSPEAARPLFVPAAGHARSSPPVPVDW, encoded by the coding sequence ATGCCCTCCGCCCCGAACCGTCCCGCTCCCCATCCCGACCTCCCGTTGCCTGGCAGTGGTGACGGCTCGCCTCTGGCGCCTGGAACGCTACACGCGGGAGCGCCACGCCTTTCGGTGACGGCCGAGAAGGAAGCGTCGGCGCCAGAGGACGCCCCTCTGACCGTCCTGCTGGTGCACAACTTCTACCAGCACCCAGGCGGCGAGGACCGCGTGTTCGAAGTAGAAGGGGAGATGCTGGAGCAGCGCGGCCACCGCGTGCTGCGGTACACGCTTCGAAACGAGGAGGTGGACGAAATGAACCGCGTGGCGCTGGCGGCGCGGACGGTGTGGAGCCGCGACGCCTACCGCGAGGTCCTGGAGATCGTCGAGCGGGAGGGCGTCGACGTCGTCCACGTCCACAACACGCTGCCCCTGGCGTCGCCGAGCGTGTACCACGCGGCGCAGGACGGCGGGGCGGCCGTCGTGCAGACCCTCCACAATTTCCGGTTCATCTGCCCGGGCGCGCTCCTCTTGCGCGACGGCGAGCTGTGCCACGATTGCGTGGGCAAAAGCGTGGCGACGCCCGCGATCCAGCACAAGTGCTACCGCGGGAGCACGGCCGCGACGGCGGCGGTCGTAGCGACGACGGCGATCCACAAGGCGGCGGGGACGTACGCCTCGAAGGTCGACCGGTACATCGCGCTCAGCGACTTCGCCCGAGGCCTCTTCATCGAGGGCGGGCTGCCCGCGGACCAGATCGCCGTCAAGCCCAACGCGCTCCAGGACGATCCCGTTCAGGGGCCCGGCGGCGAGTACGCGCTGTTCGCGGGCCGACTGGGCAAGGGCAAAGGCATCCAGGTGCTGCTGGACGCGTGGTCGATGGACCCGGACCTCCCGCACCTCAAGATCGCCGGAGACGGCGAGCTCTCGCACCTCGTCACAGAAGCGGCCTCTGGCGACCCACGCATCGAGTGGCTCGGGTGGTGCAACGGCGACGAAATGGCGCAGCTCATGCGCGAGGCCGCCGTGCTCGTCACGCCGTCCATGTGGTACGAAGGCTGGCCGCTTGTCGCCATCGAGGCGATGGGGTTGGGCACGCCCGTCGTGGCGACGAACCACGGCGTCTTTCCCGAGATGATCATCGACGGCGTAACGGGCTCGCTCGTACCTCGCGGCGACGCGGGCGCGCTCGGCCAAGCCGTCAGGCGCCTCCTCAGCGACCCTGAGATGCTGAAGGAGATCCGCCACGCCACGTGGGAGCTGTACCGCGAGCGGTTCACGCGCGAGATCAACTACCTCCAGCTCCGCCGCATCTACGCGGACGCGATTGCGCGCCGCAACGGCGAGCCGACCCCTCTACCTTCGCCAGAGGCCGCTCGGCCGCTGTTCGTCCCCGCCGCCGGCCATGCCCGATCCTCGCCCCCCGTTCCCGTTGACTGGTAG
- a CDS encoding oligosaccharide flippase family protein, whose product MWSVLDQALFAGANFVVNVLLARWLSPEAYGAYTVAFTVFLLFSTLHQGMLTEPMLVFGPGRFKDRLPAYFGTLLRGHLGVSAIGFAVLGAGALGTWAFGGPLALTVGLLAIAIAQGGILLTWLTRSMQYVTFEPQRSAVAGAIYAVLLLGGVAALYAAGVIGEVESTDVLLAVGVTGAAGLLSGLWLVRRGGLWPLPTPEAEVVREARAQHVEYGRWAVASGGLDWVAGYLPIMWLSLAGGLAEAGGLRALYNFALPAVHVFQVLGTLMVPTFVKALEGGTGRRTLGALTALAVVLAGIYGAVLLVAGAPALSLIYDGKFDAYADLMWAVALVPVGIGVVVVLLSCLRAMERPRQLFWARIVALVLTVAPLALLGGVTTARAALLTIVAISLASALAMGIDALRHLGTSGASGPDSASGDGPQSPPPASGDGAGHAHTPEATGEPRLPLHSASPIPPPEAEPWT is encoded by the coding sequence ATGTGGAGCGTCCTGGACCAGGCGCTGTTCGCCGGCGCCAACTTCGTGGTCAACGTGCTCCTCGCGCGGTGGCTCTCGCCAGAGGCCTACGGCGCGTACACCGTCGCGTTCACGGTTTTCTTGCTCTTTAGCACGCTCCACCAGGGGATGCTGACGGAGCCGATGCTGGTTTTTGGGCCGGGGCGCTTTAAGGACCGGCTGCCGGCGTACTTCGGAACGCTCTTGCGCGGGCACCTGGGCGTGAGCGCTATCGGTTTCGCCGTGCTCGGCGCGGGCGCGCTCGGCACGTGGGCGTTCGGCGGGCCTCTGGCGCTGACGGTTGGGCTCCTCGCCATCGCGATCGCGCAGGGCGGAATCCTGCTGACGTGGCTCACGCGCTCGATGCAGTACGTCACGTTCGAGCCGCAGCGCTCGGCCGTCGCCGGAGCGATCTACGCCGTGCTCTTGCTCGGCGGCGTGGCGGCGCTCTACGCCGCGGGTGTGATCGGCGAGGTGGAGTCCACCGACGTGCTCCTGGCCGTTGGCGTGACGGGCGCGGCGGGGCTCCTGTCCGGCCTGTGGCTCGTCCGGCGCGGCGGCCTGTGGCCGCTGCCGACGCCAGAGGCCGAGGTGGTGCGGGAGGCGCGCGCGCAGCACGTCGAGTACGGCCGGTGGGCGGTCGCCTCTGGCGGGCTGGACTGGGTGGCGGGCTACCTGCCCATCATGTGGCTGAGCCTCGCGGGCGGCCTGGCCGAGGCCGGCGGTCTGCGGGCGCTGTACAACTTCGCCCTCCCGGCCGTGCACGTGTTCCAAGTGCTCGGCACGCTCATGGTGCCGACGTTCGTGAAAGCGCTGGAAGGGGGGACCGGCCGCCGCACGCTGGGCGCGCTGACGGCCCTGGCCGTCGTGCTCGCGGGCATCTACGGCGCCGTGCTCCTCGTCGCGGGCGCACCCGCGCTGTCGCTCATCTACGACGGCAAGTTCGACGCGTACGCGGACCTCATGTGGGCCGTCGCGCTCGTGCCCGTCGGCATCGGCGTGGTGGTGGTGTTGCTCTCGTGCCTCCGCGCGATGGAGCGCCCGCGCCAGCTGTTCTGGGCGCGCATCGTCGCGCTCGTGTTGACGGTCGCGCCTCTGGCGCTGCTGGGCGGCGTGACGACGGCGCGCGCGGCGCTGCTCACGATCGTCGCCATTTCGCTCGCGAGCGCCCTCGCGATGGGGATCGACGCGCTGCGCCACCTCGGCACGTCGGGCGCCAGCGGCCCAGATAGCGCCTCTGGCGACGGCCCGCAGAGCCCACCGCCCGCCTCTGGCGACGGCGCGGGGCATGCCCACACGCCAGAGGCTACAGGCGAGCCCCGCTTGCCGCTCCATTCCGCATCCCCTATCCCTCCGCCAGAGGCCGAGCCGTGGACCTGA
- a CDS encoding SLBB domain-containing protein — translation MRSFALCALFLLLLPLAPEAFAQGSQGGRIGRSEQVISTSPGYYQFHQPGEATIQVQVEGAVRNPGLYEISVQTDLSRLLALTGGANYDVRQSSERQRVEVRLFRPSEGVVYATTSSDIAANPGSYPPLREGDSVIVDVIRKRNFGWQEAGIIVGAVSAVALLVNAVAGN, via the coding sequence ATGCGCTCCTTCGCCCTCTGCGCCCTGTTCCTGCTCCTCCTGCCTCTGGCGCCAGAGGCCTTTGCCCAGGGCTCGCAAGGCGGCCGCATCGGCCGCAGCGAGCAGGTGATCTCCACCAGCCCGGGCTACTACCAGTTCCACCAGCCCGGCGAGGCCACGATCCAGGTGCAGGTGGAGGGCGCGGTCCGCAACCCCGGCCTGTACGAGATCTCGGTCCAGACCGACCTCAGCCGGCTTCTGGCGCTCACCGGCGGCGCCAACTACGACGTGCGCCAGTCCTCGGAGCGTCAGCGCGTCGAGGTGCGGCTGTTCCGGCCCTCCGAAGGCGTCGTTTACGCGACGACCTCGTCGGACATCGCGGCTAATCCCGGCTCGTACCCGCCGCTTCGCGAAGGCGACTCGGTGATCGTGGACGTGATCCGGAAGCGGAACTTCGGCTGGCAGGAGGCGGGCATCATCGTCGGCGCGGTCTCGGCGGTGGCCTTGCTCGTCAACGCGGTCGCGGGCAACTAG
- a CDS encoding NAD-dependent epimerase/dehydratase family protein, whose protein sequence is MNIDHDPKNTRVLVTGAGGFIGHHLVTYLKAKGYWVRGVDIKEPEYKATDADQFDLLDLRRWDNCLEAMRPAPDGQKIDHVYALAADMGGMGFISANHSLILHNNVLINTHTLEAARKGGVSRYFYTSSACVYPEHLQTSADVVPLKEEDAYPAAPQDAYGWEKLFTELLCHYYAGDYGMETRTVRFHNVYGELGTWDGGREKAPAAMCRKVAVGKLTGEPTIDVWGDGEQTRSFMHVDDCTEGVYRLMMSDYKEPLNLGRDRMVSINKLVDIVADAAGVEIQKNHIDGPMGVRGRNSNNDRLREVLGWEPKITLEEGMARTYNWIEAQVRDKMAREAMEQELAAAGDGAVHAAQPA, encoded by the coding sequence ATGAACATCGACCACGACCCCAAGAACACTCGCGTCCTCGTCACAGGTGCTGGCGGCTTTATCGGCCACCACCTCGTCACGTACCTCAAAGCCAAGGGCTACTGGGTCCGCGGCGTGGACATCAAGGAGCCCGAGTACAAGGCCACCGACGCCGACCAGTTCGACTTGCTCGACCTCCGCCGGTGGGACAACTGCCTGGAGGCCATGCGCCCCGCGCCCGACGGGCAGAAGATCGACCACGTGTACGCCCTCGCGGCGGACATGGGCGGCATGGGCTTCATCTCGGCCAACCACAGCCTGATCCTCCACAACAACGTGCTCATCAACACGCACACGCTGGAGGCCGCCCGCAAGGGGGGCGTGAGCCGCTACTTCTACACGTCCAGCGCGTGCGTCTACCCGGAGCACCTCCAGACCTCGGCGGACGTGGTCCCGCTCAAGGAGGAGGACGCCTACCCGGCCGCGCCGCAGGATGCCTACGGGTGGGAAAAGCTCTTCACCGAGTTGCTCTGCCACTACTACGCCGGCGACTACGGCATGGAGACCCGCACGGTCCGCTTCCACAACGTGTACGGCGAGCTCGGCACGTGGGACGGCGGCCGCGAGAAGGCGCCAGCGGCCATGTGCCGCAAGGTGGCCGTCGGCAAGCTCACCGGCGAGCCGACCATCGATGTCTGGGGCGACGGCGAGCAGACCCGCTCGTTCATGCACGTGGACGACTGCACCGAGGGCGTGTACCGCCTCATGATGAGCGACTACAAGGAGCCGCTCAACCTCGGCCGTGACCGCATGGTGAGCATCAACAAGCTCGTCGACATTGTGGCCGATGCCGCTGGCGTCGAGATCCAGAAGAACCACATCGACGGCCCGATGGGCGTCCGTGGCCGCAACTCGAACAATGACCGCCTCCGCGAAGTCCTCGGCTGGGAGCCGAAGATCACGTTGGAGGAGGGCATGGCCCGCACGTACAACTGGATCGAGGCGCAGGTACGTGACAAGATGGCCCGCGAGGCCATGGAGCAGGAACTCGCCGCCGCTGGCGATGGGGCAGTGCACGCAGCGCAGCCCGCGTAG
- a CDS encoding glycosyltransferase family 4 protein, whose amino-acid sequence MPDPRPPFPLTGSAAPLAPARGARDAEGTPEALWNSAEGGDLPTVLLVHNFYQQPGGEDRVFDIEGGLLEAAGHRVLRYTLTNEDVDGMGRAALAARTVWSRDAYREVLDIVEREGVDVVHVHNTLPLASPSVYHAAQDGGAAVVQTLHNFRLICAGALLLRDGHICHDCVGTRLALPAIRHACYRGSTAATAAVVATTAIHKAAGTYASKVDRYIALSDFARGLFIEGGLPEALIVTKPNALLAEPSLGPGGDFALFGGRLDSNKGIQVMLDAWRNHPDLPPLKIAGDGAMAPEVRAAASGDPRIEWLGWKSSDEMRELMGRAAVLVAPSLSYEGWPLVVIEAMGQGTPVVATNHGVFPEMIVDGVTGHLVKRDDPHALAAGVRALLADREALQETRRATWKLYRERFTRRINYLQLRAIYADAIAHRRAHA is encoded by the coding sequence ATGCCCGATCCTCGCCCCCCGTTCCCGTTGACTGGTAGCGCCGCGCCTCTGGCGCCTGCGCGGGGCGCGCGCGATGCGGAGGGGACGCCAGAGGCGCTCTGGAACTCGGCCGAGGGCGGTGACCTGCCGACCGTCCTGCTGGTGCACAACTTCTACCAACAGCCGGGCGGCGAGGACCGCGTATTCGATATCGAGGGTGGCTTGCTGGAAGCGGCGGGCCACCGGGTGCTGCGGTACACGCTCACAAACGAGGACGTAGACGGAATGGGCCGCGCGGCGCTGGCGGCGCGGACGGTGTGGAGCCGGGACGCCTACCGCGAGGTGTTGGACATCGTCGAGCGGGAGGGCGTCGACGTCGTCCACGTCCACAACACGCTGCCCCTGGCGTCGCCGAGCGTGTACCACGCGGCGCAGGACGGCGGGGCCGCCGTCGTGCAGACCCTCCACAACTTCCGGCTGATCTGCGCCGGGGCGCTGCTCCTGCGCGACGGCCACATCTGCCACGACTGCGTCGGCACGCGGCTCGCGCTCCCGGCCATCCGGCACGCGTGCTATCGCGGGAGCACGGCCGCGACGGCGGCGGTCGTGGCGACGACGGCGATCCACAAGGCGGCGGGGACGTACGCGTCGAAGGTCGACCGGTACATCGCGCTCAGCGACTTCGCCCGAGGCCTCTTCATCGAGGGCGGGCTGCCAGAGGCGCTCATCGTGACCAAGCCCAATGCGCTTCTGGCGGAGCCGTCGCTGGGACCGGGCGGGGACTTCGCGCTGTTCGGAGGCCGCCTGGACTCCAACAAGGGCATCCAAGTCATGCTCGACGCGTGGCGAAATCACCCCGATCTGCCCCCACTCAAGATCGCGGGCGACGGCGCGATGGCGCCAGAGGTGCGGGCCGCGGCCTCTGGCGACCCGCGCATCGAGTGGCTGGGCTGGAAAAGCTCGGACGAGATGCGGGAGCTGATGGGCCGGGCCGCCGTGCTCGTGGCGCCGTCGCTCTCCTACGAGGGCTGGCCGCTGGTCGTCATCGAGGCGATGGGGCAGGGCACGCCCGTCGTGGCGACAAACCACGGCGTCTTCCCCGAGATGATCGTCGACGGCGTGACGGGCCACCTGGTCAAGCGCGACGACCCCCACGCCCTCGCCGCTGGCGTGCGCGCACTCCTCGCGGACCGCGAGGCGTTGCAGGAGACCCGCCGCGCGACGTGGAAGCTGTACCGGGAGCGGTTCACCCGCCGCATCAACTACCTACAGTTGCGCGCCATTTATGCCGATGCCATAGCCCACCGCCGCGCCCACGCCTAA